The Anopheles merus strain MAF chromosome 2L, AmerM5.1, whole genome shotgun sequence genome has a segment encoding these proteins:
- the LOC121594142 gene encoding facilitated trehalose transporter Tret1-like isoform X2 produces the protein MTNGFSAILLPQLQQPGSKLSISEDQASWIASMAPLPMAVGCILGGLLMERCGRKSAHLLLNVSFAIGWCVLSMAGSYPQILAGRFITGLSCGLVGPPASVYIAETSDPRYRGILLAGVTFAVSGGILLAHLFGTFFRWQTAALLCSLFMIVAYLLMLVSPESPAWLLARGARAEAESSFRWLRGYDPASRQEFDAMVARTESDDKKANAAQVDSSAESSSPYRRREFLMPLATLLVFFATMQFSGVNIVAFYSIALMKTTIGSDSLNEYLAMLIVDLVRVVTSLVACILLRSVGRRPLAMASGVGTTVSLIGLSIFLYFQTSIPLYRNYSWLSLVFLISYIVFVGIGLFPLPWCMTGEVFPVATRGLGSGLTSSFNFVCFFAVIKTGPTLFATVGINGTFLVYGVISLLGTLLLYVILPETKNRTLQEIEEQFRRGRRKAKDAEASGGQAAGPPNGIATIA, from the coding sequence ATGACGAACGGCTTCTCGGCCATTCTACTCCCGCAGCTGCAGCAACCGGGCAGCAAACTGTCCATCAGCGAGGATCAAGCATCGTGGATCGCCTCGATGGCCCCGCTGCCGATGGCAGTCGGCTGCATTCTGGGCGGCTTGCTGATGGAACGCTGCGGCCGCAAATCCGCTCACCTCCTACTAAACGTATCGTTTGCCATCGGTTGGTGTGTGCTGTCGATGGCTGGCAGCTATCCACAGATCCTTGCCGGCCGGTTCATCACCGGGCTAAGCTGCGGGCTGGTTGGACCGCCGGCCTCGGTGTACATTGCGGAAACGAGTGATCCACGCTACCGGGGCATCTTGCTGGCCGGTGTAACGTTCGCCGTATCGGGCGGCATACTGTTGGCCCACCTGTTCGGCACCTTCTTTCGGTGGCAGACGGCCGCCCTGCTCTGCTCGCTGTTCATGATCGTTGCCTATCTGCTGATGCTGGTATCACCGGAAAGTCCCGCCTGGCTGCTTGCACGTGGTGCCCGGGCCGAGGCGGAATCATCGTTCCGCTGGCTGAGAGGCTACGATCCGGCCAGTCGGCAAGAGTTTGATGCAATGGTGGCAAGGACGGAGAGCGACGATAAGAAAGCCAATGCAGCGCAGGTGGATTCGTCAGCTGAGAGTAGCTCGCCGTATCGAAGGCGTGAGTTTCTCATGCCACTGGCCACGCTACTAGTGTTTTTCGCGACGATGCAGTTTTCGGGCGTCAACATTGTGGCGTTCTATTCGATCGCTCTCATGAAGACCACGATCGGGAGCGACAGTTTGAACGAATATTTGGCAATGCTGATCGTCGATCTGGTGCGCGTAGTAACGTCGCTCGTGGCCTGCATCCTGTTACGCTCCGTCGGTCGGCGTCCGCTGGCAATGGCAAGCGGTGTCGGCACGACCGTCTCGCTTATCGGGCTGTCCATTTTCCTCTACTTCCAAACGAGCATCCCGCTGTACCGCAACTACTCCTGGCTGTCGCTCGTCTTTCTCATCAGCTACATCGTGTTCGTTGGCATTGGGCTGTTCCCGCTGCCCTGGTGCATGACGGGCGAGGTGTTCCCCGTCGCAACGCGCGGGCTCGGGTCGGGGCTGACGTCGTCGTTTAATTTCGTGTGCTTCTTTGCGGTGATTAAAACGGGCCCGACGCTGTTTGCGACGGTTGGCATCAATGGGACGTTCCTGGTGTATGGTGTCATTTCGTTGCTCGggacgctgctgctgtacgTGATACTGCCCGAGACGAAGAATCGCACGTTGCAGGAGATTGAGGAACAGTTCCGCCGGGGGCGAAGGAAAGCAAAGGATGCGGAAGCGTCGGGTGGACAGGCAGCTGGCCCGCCGAACGGAATTGCCACCATCGCTTGA
- the LOC121594142 gene encoding facilitated trehalose transporter Tret1-like isoform X1, with product MIIKKPPATDDAFIESNVVKRFSPLARQVLAASGPIISSAAAGMTNGFSAILLPQLQQPGSKLSISEDQASWIASMAPLPMAVGCILGGLLMERCGRKSAHLLLNVSFAIGWCVLSMAGSYPQILAGRFITGLSCGLVGPPASVYIAETSDPRYRGILLAGVTFAVSGGILLAHLFGTFFRWQTAALLCSLFMIVAYLLMLVSPESPAWLLARGARAEAESSFRWLRGYDPASRQEFDAMVARTESDDKKANAAQVDSSAESSSPYRRREFLMPLATLLVFFATMQFSGVNIVAFYSIALMKTTIGSDSLNEYLAMLIVDLVRVVTSLVACILLRSVGRRPLAMASGVGTTVSLIGLSIFLYFQTSIPLYRNYSWLSLVFLISYIVFVGIGLFPLPWCMTGEVFPVATRGLGSGLTSSFNFVCFFAVIKTGPTLFATVGINGTFLVYGVISLLGTLLLYVILPETKNRTLQEIEEQFRRGRRKAKDAEASGGQAAGPPNGIATIA from the exons ATGATTATCAAGAAGCCTCCGGCGACGGACGACGCTTTCATCGAGAGCAATGTTGTTAAACGCTTTTCTCCGCTGGCCCGTCAG GTGCTGGCAGCTTCCGGTCCCATCATCAGCAGTGCCGCGGCCGGCATGACGAACGGCTTCTCGGCCATTCTACTCCCGCAGCTGCAGCAACCGGGCAGCAAACTGTCCATCAGCGAGGATCAAGCATCGTGGATCGCCTCGATGGCCCCGCTGCCGATGGCAGTCGGCTGCATTCTGGGCGGCTTGCTGATGGAACGCTGCGGCCGCAAATCCGCTCACCTCCTACTAAACGTATCGTTTGCCATCGGTTGGTGTGTGCTGTCGATGGCTGGCAGCTATCCACAGATCCTTGCCGGCCGGTTCATCACCGGGCTAAGCTGCGGGCTGGTTGGACCGCCGGCCTCGGTGTACATTGCGGAAACGAGTGATCCACGCTACCGGGGCATCTTGCTGGCCGGTGTAACGTTCGCCGTATCGGGCGGCATACTGTTGGCCCACCTGTTCGGCACCTTCTTTCGGTGGCAGACGGCCGCCCTGCTCTGCTCGCTGTTCATGATCGTTGCCTATCTGCTGATGCTGGTATCACCGGAAAGTCCCGCCTGGCTGCTTGCACGTGGTGCCCGGGCCGAGGCGGAATCATCGTTCCGCTGGCTGAGAGGCTACGATCCGGCCAGTCGGCAAGAGTTTGATGCAATGGTGGCAAGGACGGAGAGCGACGATAAGAAAGCCAATGCAGCGCAGGTGGATTCGTCAGCTGAGAGTAGCTCGCCGTATCGAAGGCGTGAGTTTCTCATGCCACTGGCCACGCTACTAGTGTTTTTCGCGACGATGCAGTTTTCGGGCGTCAACATTGTGGCGTTCTATTCGATCGCTCTCATGAAGACCACGATCGGGAGCGACAGTTTGAACGAATATTTGGCAATGCTGATCGTCGATCTGGTGCGCGTAGTAACGTCGCTCGTGGCCTGCATCCTGTTACGCTCCGTCGGTCGGCGTCCGCTGGCAATGGCAAGCGGTGTCGGCACGACCGTCTCGCTTATCGGGCTGTCCATTTTCCTCTACTTCCAAACGAGCATCCCGCTGTACCGCAACTACTCCTGGCTGTCGCTCGTCTTTCTCATCAGCTACATCGTGTTCGTTGGCATTGGGCTGTTCCCGCTGCCCTGGTGCATGACGGGCGAGGTGTTCCCCGTCGCAACGCGCGGGCTCGGGTCGGGGCTGACGTCGTCGTTTAATTTCGTGTGCTTCTTTGCGGTGATTAAAACGGGCCCGACGCTGTTTGCGACGGTTGGCATCAATGGGACGTTCCTGGTGTATGGTGTCATTTCGTTGCTCGggacgctgctgctgtacgTGATACTGCCCGAGACGAAGAATCGCACGTTGCAGGAGATTGAGGAACAGTTCCGCCGGGGGCGAAGGAAAGCAAAGGATGCGGAAGCGTCGGGTGGACAGGCAGCTGGCCCGCCGAACGGAATTGCCACCATCGCTTGA